A single genomic interval of Antarcticibacterium arcticum harbors:
- a CDS encoding M42 family metallopeptidase: MKQIEILDQKSIDFLEKYLNNASPTGYEWEGQKLWMDYLKPYVDEFITDTYGTAVGVINPKAKFKVVIEGHADEISWYVNYITDDGLIYVIRNGGSDHQIAASKRVNIHTKNGIVKGVFGWPAIHTRNKEKEEAPKMDNICIDVGCTNRDEVHELGVHVGCVITYPDEFFILNQNKFVGRALDNRIGGFMISQVARLLKENKKKLPFGLYITNSVQEEIGLRGAQMITHRIQPNVAIVTDVTHDTTTPMIEKKTNGYAKISKGPVISYAPAVQNKLRELLIDTAEKNEIPFQRAASSSFTGTDTDAFAYSNGGVASALISLPLRYMHTTVEMVHKDDVENVIRLIYESLLNIKDGETFSYFD; the protein is encoded by the coding sequence ATGAAGCAAATAGAGATCCTGGATCAAAAATCAATAGACTTTCTTGAAAAATACCTGAACAATGCCTCCCCTACCGGTTATGAATGGGAAGGCCAAAAGCTCTGGATGGATTACCTCAAGCCTTATGTAGATGAATTTATTACAGATACCTATGGAACTGCAGTGGGGGTTATTAATCCCAAAGCTAAATTTAAAGTTGTAATAGAAGGTCATGCCGATGAGATCTCGTGGTATGTAAATTATATTACAGATGATGGTCTTATATATGTGATTCGTAATGGCGGGAGTGACCACCAGATAGCAGCCTCCAAGCGGGTAAATATCCATACCAAAAATGGGATCGTAAAAGGTGTTTTTGGCTGGCCGGCAATCCATACCCGTAATAAGGAAAAGGAAGAAGCTCCAAAAATGGACAATATATGTATAGATGTGGGGTGCACCAATCGTGATGAAGTCCATGAACTTGGAGTGCACGTTGGGTGTGTGATCACATATCCGGATGAATTCTTTATTCTTAATCAAAATAAGTTTGTGGGACGCGCGCTGGATAACCGTATTGGCGGATTTATGATTTCCCAGGTTGCCAGACTTCTTAAGGAGAACAAAAAGAAACTTCCGTTTGGACTTTATATCACCAATTCCGTTCAGGAAGAGATAGGTTTACGGGGAGCGCAGATGATCACCCACCGTATTCAACCTAATGTGGCCATAGTGACAGATGTAACTCATGATACCACTACCCCAATGATTGAAAAGAAAACCAATGGGTATGCCAAAATAAGCAAGGGCCCGGTGATCTCCTATGCCCCCGCGGTACAGAATAAATTAAGGGAATTGCTTATAGATACTGCAGAGAAAAATGAAATCCCTTTCCAACGTGCGGCCTCCAGCAGTTTTACAGGAACAGATACTGATGCTTTTGCCTATAGCAATGGCGGGGTTGCTTCTGCCCTTATAAGCCTGCCTTTAAGGTATATGCATACTACAGTAGAAATGGTACATAAAGACGATGTGGAAAATGTGATTCGTCTTATCTATGAAAGTTTGCTGAATATTAAGGACGGCGAAACCTTCAGTTATTTCGATTAA
- a CDS encoding DUF4294 domain-containing protein, with amino-acid sequence MILKVLITVLFIVIFSGVSAQTKPVEDTLQKEYFIILGDTIVRETIDLDEVVILKKLSFASEKDRREYLILRRKTRKVYPYAKLASERLVELNSRLDKIKTKRDQKKYTKIVQDYIEDQFAAELKKLTKTEGQILVKLVHRQTGVTAFDLIKELKSGWRAFWYNSTASIFDISLKEKYRPHANKEDFLIEDILQRSFQAKVLEPQPSALDFNFLELRNKWTVKAKPAPLSRDVTSRQTQ; translated from the coding sequence ATAATTTTGAAGGTACTTATAACAGTTTTATTTATAGTTATTTTTTCAGGAGTTTCGGCCCAAACAAAACCGGTGGAAGATACCCTGCAGAAGGAGTATTTTATAATTCTGGGAGATACTATAGTAAGAGAGACTATTGATCTTGATGAGGTAGTGATCCTTAAAAAGCTAAGTTTTGCTTCAGAAAAAGACCGCAGGGAGTATTTGATATTAAGGAGAAAGACCAGAAAGGTGTATCCATATGCCAAACTGGCTTCAGAGCGATTGGTAGAGCTAAACTCCAGGCTGGACAAGATCAAGACTAAACGGGACCAGAAGAAATACACCAAGATAGTACAGGATTATATCGAAGATCAATTTGCGGCTGAGCTTAAGAAACTCACGAAAACTGAAGGCCAGATCCTGGTAAAACTGGTTCACCGGCAAACAGGCGTAACAGCCTTTGACCTAATTAAAGAATTGAAAAGTGGGTGGAGAGCCTTTTGGTATAACTCTACAGCCAGTATTTTTGATATTTCTCTTAAAGAAAAGTACAGGCCTCATGCCAATAAAGAGGACTTTTTGATCGAGGATATTTTGCAAAGGTCTTTTCAGGCCAAAGTTTTAGAGCCGCAGCCCAGTGCACTTGATTTTAATTTTCTTGAACTTAGGAATAAATGGACAGTAAAAGCCAAACCTGCCCCGCTTTCCAGGGATGTTACTTCCCGTCAAACCCAATAA